The DNA sequence CCACTCCACGCTTCCCGCTCCCGACAACCATGATTTCCAACGCCGAGCTCATCCTCAACCCCAACGGCAGCATTTACCACCTGCACCTGCTGCCCGACCACATCTCCGATACCATCCTCACCGTGGGCGACCCCGCCCGGGTGGCGCAGGTGAGCCGCCACTTCGATTCCATCGAGTTTGAGGGCGCGCACCGTGAATTCGTGACCCACGTGGGCTACTACAAGGGCAAGCGCCTCACGGTGCTGAGCACGGGCATGGGCACCGGCAACATCGACATCGTGATGAACGAGCTGGATGCCTTGGTGAACATCGATTTCGTGTCGCGCACGGTGTGGCCTGTGGAGGAGCAGCTGCGCCTGCGCATCGTGCGCCTGGGCACCAGCGGCAGCTTGCAGCCCGACGTGCCCATCGGCGCGGTACTGGCCACCGAGCACGCCGTGGGCCTCGACTCGCTCATGCAGTTCTATCCGTTAGTGGAAACCGGTCTCGAAACCCAGGTGGGAACCGCCCTGCAAGCCACGCTGGGCCTGCCCTTTACGCCCTACGTGGTGCGTGGCGACGACCTGCTGCGCGAGCAGCTCGGGGCCGGCGCTGTGGTGGGCAACACCCTTACGTGCCCCGGTTTCTATGGGCCCCAGGGCCGCCGCCTGCGCCTCGATGTGACGCCCGTCGACTACCTGGAGCGCCTGCGCAACTTCCACCACGAGAGCGGCGAGGGCGAGTTCCGCCTCACGAATTTCGAGATGGAAACCGCTGGCTACTACGCCCTGGGCCGCCTGCTGGGCCACCAGGTGCTCAGCCTGAACGCCATTGTGGCCAACCGCGCTACCGGCGAGTTTGCCGCCAATGCCAACGCCATAGTCGACGCCATGATTGAGCGCACGCTGCAACGGCTGGTGTAGCCTGGCGGAACAACGAAAAGACGGGGCCTCGTGAACAGCAGTTGTTCGCGGGGCCCTATTTCTTAGCATTTTATACGGCACTCGCAGAAAATGGAAAAGCTCGTTCCTTCCTCAAAGCCCGGAAAGGGGCTGCGGGGCCCCCAACTTGCCTGGTACGATTTTCGTGCGCCGGGCATGGGCGTCCGCCGGGGTAGTGCACTTCCGGCTTAGCGGCGGTGAGCCGGGCCAGGGCCCCCGGGCGCGGGTGGCCACCCGCGCCGAGCGGCTTTCGCTGTTCAGGCGCAGGGCCCAGGCTTTGAATGTTGACTCTTAAGTACTTAGTTAGAATTAAGGGTCGTGTATTAGGGGTGTAGATAGTTAAAAGAAGAAATGGAATATGAATAATGGGTCGTGTGTTGAGTATGTGGAGAGGGCATATTTTTTGGGATGGTTTTAGAACCCGTTCTCTGCCCGTCCTGTCAGCAACCGGATGCCGTCTATCGGCACGGCAAAGCCACCGATGGCACCCAGCGCTACCGCTGCACGGCCTGCCGCCGCACCTTTCAACTGCGCTATCGCCATAAAGCGCATGCGGTGGGCGTGCGGGCTAAAATCACGGACATGGCCCGGAATGGCAGCGGGATACGGGATACAGCCAGGGTGTTGGGCATCCGTCCTCAAACCGGGATGGGCGAGCTAAAAAAAAGATTGAAGCCGGAAGGCACTGCCCCCCGTGCCATCCCACTTACGCGCCGGAGCCGGGAGCTAACTTGGGGCAGTATGCCGACGAGAGGTGGTCGGTTGTACGCGGCAAAAAGCAGCAGCGCTGGCTCTGGTGGGTAGAAGATGCGGCGAGAGGGCAAGTCGTGGCGTTTGTGTTTGGGCGGCGTACCCACGCCACGTTTCGGCGGTTATTGGCCGTGCTGGCAGCGGCCGGCTGGGCCGTGGAAACCTGGTTTACCGATGCCTGGGGGCCTTGCCTGTTTGCCCGCCGAGCAGCGCCAAACAGGCAAGGCCCCCAGGCAACGGCTGGAACGCAAGCACCTGCCCTTGCGCACCCGTTTCAAACGGCTGACGCGCCGGAAGAATTGCTTCTCTAAAAAGCAATTCTTTCACGACGGCCTGATTACCTTATTCATCTTCCATTTCTTCTTTTAACTATCTACACCCCTAACACACGACCCTTTTTCCGTATCGTGAATAATGCTGAAAGCCCTGTTTATTATGGGTGGCCTGGCCGTTGCCGCTTTAGGTAGCGTGGCGTGGATTTTTTCGCTGGGCCAGTGCTCGATTACCTACGTGCTCCACCTCACGGTGCGCGATGTGCAGGGCCAGCCCATGCCCGGGCAGCCCGTTACCGTCTGGCGGCGGGGGTACCCGGCCTAGCCTTTGCAACTCGGCGCAGCTGGGCAGCTCTCGGTGCTGGCCACGGAGTCGTTTGGGGCCAGTGCCCTCACCGGGCCCAGCCGCCCGGCGGTTTTTGGCGTTCGGCTGCAACTGCCGGGCGTTTCGCCCCTGTTCTATTGGTCCGACGTGGCGCGCCTGGGGCCGCGGGGCCCTACAAGGTGTACAATGATTCCTGTCTCCGCCAACTACACGCAGTGGGTGGGGGACTTCGACGCCGCAGGCTCCACGCACCGCCAAACCAAGCCCGCCGCGCCGAGGCCGTGGCGCCGGTAGGGGGGTAAGGTGCTGCGCTGGTCGGGCACGGCCACGCTCCAGCGTGCGGCCAACACGGCGGACGGCTGCCGCCAGTACGCGCTGGCGCTGGTGCTTCAGCAACAGGGCGAAACAGTGTGGACGGTAGCCAGGGCCTGCTCCAATGGCAGCCAAAGGCTTAAATCCGGGCAAGTTGGGCAGCGGTTCCGTTCCGAACTGGTGCGCAACTCCGGACGGCCCGAAAGGGCCAGGCCAAACAATCGGCCGGCCAAGGAGCTTGACCGCGCCGCTCATAACTCACTTAATAATTTCACCGACCCCAAGAAATGCTTTCGGGGGTGGTAGGCACAGCGTGGGCTATGTTAGCCAGCCCGTAGTTCGCAAGCGTAAATATTTCGCCGCGTTAAGTAACCCATGCCCAAGGCTCCCGAATACGCCGCTACCCGGGCGGCTTTGGGCATGGCACCGAAAGCAAATAGCCAACTACCTGGCGTAACAGGGAATCTGCCAAAGAAGGTCTGCATAATGAGTGGAAGCGCGGGCAGTAAGGAATTAGAGCGGTTTCCAAATCGCTGTACAGCTTGCTACGTACGGGCTACCAGCTTTTCGGTAGTACAAACGGCGCGAATGGCTGGGGAAGAGCTGGCGAAGAGCCGGCAGCCAGCCCAGTACACAGCCTTGGAAACTGCCCTGGGCGCAAGCAGCAACAATGACCGGCAGGGCACAACTGGCCCTTCGTTTAGCAAAACTCTATGCCCAGCACGGCGCGCAGGGGCAAGGCCATGCCAGTTTGCAGCACCACATAATCGCCGTCGACCGCCCACACGCAGGTTTGGAGGCGGTGCAGGGCCCCGTCGGCGGTGCGGAAGGCCACAGCGAGCTTGCCGCGGTAGGTACTTCCTAAAATAGCGGCGCGGGCAGCTTCGGTGGCGCGGCGGCAGCGCTCATCAGCGGTGGGCAAGACGTCGGCGTCGGCGAAGCGCAGTCGCGCAAACAACTCGGGGGCCTGGATGGGGGCGAGGGTTAGGGCGGGAGACATGGCGGACAGTTTGAGTGTGCAGCAGCCAGCCGGTTGGCGGGCTTAGCTGAACTATCACAGCAATTCCGTCGCCAGAAAGGCCATCGTGTCCACACCGTCGGCATAATCGGCCACGCCCGGCTGCTGGGCCCGCCCAAACGGCACGCTACCGGCCCACCGCCCGCCGGCCGACACCACGCACTGAATGCGCGGGGCTACGTCGGTGAGTTGGTCTACTAAGTCAATTTCCTGCGAATACTCGCTATAATGCAAAACTGAGATGGGTGATACCAAGGCGGTATTGGGGGTAACTAACAGAAAACCAGAGTCGAGGTGCGGTACGGCGTTGACCAGCAAAATGCTCTTGTTATAATCGTAGTTGTTTTGGTACTTGTGGTGGTTCAGCACACCGCTGCAAATCTGAAGCGCGTCGAGCAGGGGTGTAAAATCGTAGGCCTCAGGGACGTAGAGCTTGCTCACGTTGCGGCAGCCCAGGCCGTAGTATTGGAAGATGTCTGGGCCCAGACAGGCCAGCTCAGCGTCGGTTTCGTGGCCCGTGAGCACGGCCACACTCGTGCGGTTTCGCCGGATCAGGTTCGGTTTCTTGCCAAAATAGAACTCAAAGTACCGGGCGGTATTATCCGAACCCGTCGCAATAAAGGCGTCGGCCGCATTCAAACGGGGCACGATTTGGATGAATTTGGTAAATCTTGTCTCAATTTGGGAAAGTTGTTCCAAAATCCACGTCATCAAAAACGTGTCGGATGCGCTGAGCTTGGCCAGCAAAATGTGGCCGCTCAGTAGCACGCACAGCGCGTCGTGGAAGCCCACCAGCGGGATGTTGCCAGCCATCACCACGCCCACCTGGCGCACGGCGGTGGGCTCGGGCGGGTAGCGGGCGGCCCACTGCGCCAGGGCCCCTGGCTCCAGTAAGTGGGCGATGCCAGCGAGGGCGACGGCCACGTTGGGCCGGTCGAACCAGGCGTTTTGGTTGCGGGCGCGGGCGGCCAGTTCGGTGAGCTCGTCGGGGGAGAGGGCGGTGAGGCGGTGGCCCAGGGCTACGAAGGCAGCCAGGCGTTCGGAATAGTTCATGCGGAAGGTGAGGGCGGCGGAGAAGCCGTAAAATTGGGGCGCGGCGCGGGAAAGCGGCGCTTGGTGCGTAAATTTGTGGGCCCAGCCACACGGCCGCGGGCCTCGCTTTTACGTAAAGCGTCCCGTCTCCTTTTGGTTTCCTTCCCTACTACTTGACCCGCGACGCCCCATGGCCATCATGATAACCGACGAGTGCATCAATTGCGGTGCCTGCGAGCCGGAATGCCCCAACAACGCCATTTACGAAGGCGGCGCGCAGTGGCGCTGGGCCGACGGCACCACCCTGAAGCAAGTTGAAACCGCCGACGGCGCCACCGTGGCCGGCACCGCGCCCCAAACGCCGGTGTCGGACGAGTACTACTACATTGTATCGGATAAGTGCACCGAGTGCGTCGGTTTTCACGAGGAGCCGCAGTGCGCCGCCGTGTGCCCCGTCGACTGCTGCGTGGACGACCCCGACCTGCGCGAAACCCGCGAGCGGCTGCTCGAAAAGAAAGGCTGGCTGCACCTGGTTGCGTAAGCGCCGGGGCCCCCTGGCCCAAACCGAATCAGCCGCTGCCTCGCCGGGAGCGGCTTTTTTGTGGCCCCCGGGGCCGTCATGCTGAGCTTATCGAAGCATCTCTACCGCTAACTAATTATGGATTGCTGCTGCGGGAGAGGTGCTTCGAAAAGCTTCAGTATGACCACCTAAATAGAAACAGTGCGGCTCTCAAACGGAGCCTGCCCCAGGGCCCTAAAACGTACCTTTGCCGAAATACCCTTTACTGATGAATCCCACCAAAACCACGTACTCGCCCGCCGATGTTGAAGCCAAATGGTACCAGCGGTGGCAGGAGCAGGGCTTTTTCAAGGCCAGCGCCAACCCCAAAAAGACGCCCTACACCGTTGTAATCCCGCCGCCGAACGTGACCGGCGTGCTGCACATGGGGCACATGCTGAACGCCACCATTCAGGACGTGCTGGTGCGCCGCGCCCGGATGCAGGGCAAGGAGGCGTGCTGGGTGCCCGGCACCGACCACGCCAGCATCGCCACCGAGGCCAAGGTGGTGGCCCTGCTCAAGGAGCAAGGCATCGAAAAAAAGGACCTCACCCGCGAGCAGTTTCTGGCGCACGCTTTTACCTGGAAGGACAAGTACGGCGGCATCATCCTGGAGCAGCTCAAGCAGCTCGGGGCCTCCTGCGACTGGGACCGCACGCGCTTCACCATGGAGCCCAAGCTGACCGAGGCTGTGCTGCGCGTGTTCGTGGACTTGTACCGTAAGGGCCTGATTTACCGCGGCGTGCGCATGGTGAACTGGGACCCGCTGGGCGGCACCGCCATTTCGGACGAGGAAGTGATTCCGAAGGACGTGATGGCCAAGATGTACTACCTCAACTACGAGGTAGTGGGCCAGCCCGGCCGCTTCCTGACGGTGGCCACCTCGCGCCCCGAAACCATCATGGCCGACGTGGCCGTGGCTGTGAACCCCACTGACGGGCGCTACGCCGACCTGGCCGGGCAGCGGGTGCGCATCCCGCTGCTGGGCCGCGACGTGCCCATCATCCAGGACGAGTACGTGCTGACGGACTTCGGCACCGGGGCCCTGAAGGTGACGCCGGCCCACGACCTGAACGACTACAACCTGGGCCAGAAGCACAACCTGCCCACCATCGACATTCTGAACGACGACGGCACGCTCAATGAGAAAGCCGAGCTATACGTGGGCCAGGACCGGTTTGCGGCCCGCCGCAACATCGTGAAGGACCTGGACGCCGCCGGCCTGCTCGTGAAAACGGAGGAGTACGCCAGCATCGTGCAAACCTCGGAGCGCACCAAGGCCGTGATTGAGCCCAAGCTTAGCATGCAGTGGTTCCTGAAAATGGAGCACATGGCCAAGCCCGCCCTGGAAGTGGTGGAGAACGACACCGTGCGCCTGCACCCCGCCAAATTCAAGAACACCTACCGTGTCTGGATGGAAAACGTGCGCGACTGGTGCATCTCGCGGCAGCTCTGGTGGGGCCAGCAAATCCCCGCCTACTACCTGCCCGACGGCTCGTTCGTGGTGGCCCTGTCGGCTGCCGAAGCACTTGAACTGGCGCGTGAGCAGAGCGGTAACGCGGCGCTGGAAATTAGCGACTTGCGCCAGGACGAGGACGTGCTCGATACCTGGTTCTCGTCGTGGCTGTGGCCCATTTCGGTGTTCGATGGTTTTGAGGACCCCGACAACGCCGACGTCAACTATTTCTACCCGACCAACGACCTGGTGACGGGCCCCGACATCCTGTTCTTCTGGGTGGCGCGGATGATCATGGCCGGGCTGGAATTTCGCCAGGAAGTGCCGTTCCGCAACGTGTACCTCACCGGCATCGTGCGCGACGGCCAGGGCCGCAAGATGAGCAAGCAGCTCGGCAACTCGCCCGACCCGCTCGACCTCATTGCGCAGTTCGGGGCCGATGGCGTGCGCACAGGGATGCTGTTTTCGGCGCCTGCCGGCAACGATTTGCTTTATGACGAGAAGCTGGTGGAGCAGGGCCGCAACTTTGCTAACAAGCTCTGGAACGCCTTCCGGCTGGTGAAGGGCTGGACCCCCGACGCGGCCCTGCCCTTCGTGCACGACAAGCCCGTGGCCTGGTTTGG is a window from the Hymenobacter nivis genome containing:
- a CDS encoding IS1 family transposase, with the translated sequence MPAEQRQTGKAPRQRLERKHLPLRTRFKRLTRRKNCFSKKQFFHDGLITLFIFHFFF
- a CDS encoding acyl-CoA reductase; its protein translation is MNYSERLAAFVALGHRLTALSPDELTELAARARNQNAWFDRPNVAVALAGIAHLLEPGALAQWAARYPPEPTAVRQVGVVMAGNIPLVGFHDALCVLLSGHILLAKLSASDTFLMTWILEQLSQIETRFTKFIQIVPRLNAADAFIATGSDNTARYFEFYFGKKPNLIRRNRTSVAVLTGHETDAELACLGPDIFQYYGLGCRNVSKLYVPEAYDFTPLLDALQICSGVLNHHKYQNNYDYNKSILLVNAVPHLDSGFLLVTPNTALVSPISVLHYSEYSQEIDLVDQLTDVAPRIQCVVSAGGRWAGSVPFGRAQQPGVADYADGVDTMAFLATELL
- a CDS encoding valine--tRNA ligase — its product is MNPTKTTYSPADVEAKWYQRWQEQGFFKASANPKKTPYTVVIPPPNVTGVLHMGHMLNATIQDVLVRRARMQGKEACWVPGTDHASIATEAKVVALLKEQGIEKKDLTREQFLAHAFTWKDKYGGIILEQLKQLGASCDWDRTRFTMEPKLTEAVLRVFVDLYRKGLIYRGVRMVNWDPLGGTAISDEEVIPKDVMAKMYYLNYEVVGQPGRFLTVATSRPETIMADVAVAVNPTDGRYADLAGQRVRIPLLGRDVPIIQDEYVLTDFGTGALKVTPAHDLNDYNLGQKHNLPTIDILNDDGTLNEKAELYVGQDRFAARRNIVKDLDAAGLLVKTEEYASIVQTSERTKAVIEPKLSMQWFLKMEHMAKPALEVVENDTVRLHPAKFKNTYRVWMENVRDWCISRQLWWGQQIPAYYLPDGSFVVALSAAEALELAREQSGNAALEISDLRQDEDVLDTWFSSWLWPISVFDGFEDPDNADVNYFYPTNDLVTGPDILFFWVARMIMAGLEFRQEVPFRNVYLTGIVRDGQGRKMSKQLGNSPDPLDLIAQFGADGVRTGMLFSAPAGNDLLYDEKLVEQGRNFANKLWNAFRLVKGWTPDAALPFVHDKPVAWFGARLAAAVAEIDDHFEKFRISDALLAVYKLVWDDFCAHYLEMVKPAYQQPIDVETLRYTTAYFETLLKLLHPFMPFITEELWHELAARGPREYVTVAHWPKPAPPATSALLLADMDKALAVVAGIRAVRNQKNLGPNKPLALVIKTDEPALFTAYAGVLRKLGNLEALDFADAGPAGAVSFVQGSSEFFIPLEGPVDVAAERARLEKELAYAQGFRESVQKKLGNEKFAANAKPDVLERERQKLADAEAKIGALEQSLGAL
- a CDS encoding IS1 family transposase, which gives rise to MVLEPVLCPSCQQPDAVYRHGKATDGTQRYRCTACRRTFQLRYRHKAHAVGVRAKITDMARNGSGIRDTARVLGIRPQTGMGELKKRLKPEGTAPRAIPLTRRSRELTWGSMPTRGGRLYAAKSSSAGSGG
- a CDS encoding nucleoside phosphorylase, whose product is MISNAELILNPNGSIYHLHLLPDHISDTILTVGDPARVAQVSRHFDSIEFEGAHREFVTHVGYYKGKRLTVLSTGMGTGNIDIVMNELDALVNIDFVSRTVWPVEEQLRLRIVRLGTSGSLQPDVPIGAVLATEHAVGLDSLMQFYPLVETGLETQVGTALQATLGLPFTPYVVRGDDLLREQLGAGAVVGNTLTCPGFYGPQGRRLRLDVTPVDYLERLRNFHHESGEGEFRLTNFEMETAGYYALGRLLGHQVLSLNAIVANRATGEFAANANAIVDAMIERTLQRLV
- a CDS encoding 4Fe-4S binding protein, which encodes MAIMITDECINCGACEPECPNNAIYEGGAQWRWADGTTLKQVETADGATVAGTAPQTPVSDEYYYIVSDKCTECVGFHEEPQCAAVCPVDCCVDDPDLRETRERLLEKKGWLHLVA